From the SAR202 cluster bacterium genome, the window CGCCGAAACCGGTGTTACCGCTGACCAGACTCGGGTCCACCGCGCCTCCCGCGCCCAGGTCGCAGTACTTTGGACTGGAGGCTTGCGCTGTGGGAGATGCAACCGGTGTGTTCTGCGCCTGGGGCGCGGAGGCTGGAGGCGTAGGGGCAGGTGAGGCGGACGACGGAGGCGTGGCGGTAGATTGAGTGGACGGGGCCGCCGGTGTGGCGCCGCTGCAAGCGGCTATGCCGAATGAGGCCAGACATCCTATACCTATCAGAGCGAGTTGTGTTGCCGCGACCGGTCTCATGAAACATCCTCCAAATTGAACAGCCGTAAAGAAGAGTCACACCTGATAGAACGACGTTAGAAGCTGAGCGATTGTTCCGAATACGACTTTCGCGCCACCCCTCGTACGTAGTGTACGCTTGAACTCGAAACGGGCTGACCATTATACTTTGTCACTTGTCGGCAGGCTGAGCTAATCGTTCCGGATATCGCACCTGTCTCAGGGCGTTGAACAAGCGGTCCTCAAGTGTTGATAATGGGTTGAATAGCGGTACCCAACGGAGATCTATGAACAAGATTAACGCATTTTTCTCAAAGGGCATCCCCAACCACTTCAAGCGGGCGATTGTCGCGGGCATTCTGGTTATGATCCCGTTGATCGTGACGTTCCTCTTGTTGAAGATGGTCTTTGAGTTCGTGGATGGCGTGTTGCAGCCGGTGCTCGTGAGGGTATTCGGCCGCGAGATCCTCGGCCTTGGCCTGCTGACCTTGATGCTGCTGGTGTACGTGGTCGGCCTCTTCTGGATAATCAGGATCGGCCGCAGAGTGATACGCACCATCCAGGAGCTCATCGTAAAGATTCCGATTATCGGAGCGGTATACTCGCCTGCGCGCAAGCTCATTGAGTCGTTCACCGGCGGCGATGGGATGTCCGGCTTCAAGCGGGTGGTGCTCATTGAGTACCCGCGTCA encodes:
- a CDS encoding DUF502 domain-containing protein, encoding MNKINAFFSKGIPNHFKRAIVAGILVMIPLIVTFLLLKMVFEFVDGVLQPVLVRVFGREILGLGLLTLMLLVYVVGLFWIIRIGRRVIRTIQELIVKIPIIGAVYSPARKLIESFTGGDGMSGFKRVVLIEYPRQEVWSLGFLTGVTEAVPARIMGIVYLPTAPTPNSGYVAILPIQQIYATDMTVNEAMGFVLSGGITSPARMPMKALDDAEIALLRNKATGGPVNNPDSGAFQLPFIKKTDLGESTGRN